A genomic region of Nitrospira lenta contains the following coding sequences:
- a CDS encoding NAD(P)/FAD-dependent oxidoreductase codes for MGHTTMKSELTPVTCDVLVVGGGPAGSTISTLLVEQGWTVHILEKDPYPRFHIGESLLPQSLPILKQLGVLADVERIGIIKYGAEMISHRYGRAQMFYFSKAFDESQPYAFEVKRSEFDAILLKNAIAKGVTVHEGVKAQRVEFRPGQTSLVHTEDRDGRPRTWDAKFVVDASGRDTFLSNQLGGKRRSPDHSSAAIFGHFEGVERLPGKDEGNITAGWLDDGWCWLIPFKDGTTSVGVVCHPDYIKSRTAPLDQFLLDTLRQSPPIARRMEQAKPLTQTYAAANFSYRRDTMSGDGYLMVGDAFAFIDPVFSSGVHLALNSGTRGATVVDAYLRQSPDYAARLQEFERMVRRGIKTFSWFIHRFNQPAFQSLFVSTNRPPKIERAVLSLLAGDVFAQSQTRIPLFCFKVVYYAVFVLNWKENWAVARRRKQGPRTTVTEVKDYAVNQVNASR; via the coding sequence TTGGGTCACACGACGATGAAATCTGAGTTGACACCCGTCACCTGCGACGTGCTGGTCGTCGGCGGCGGGCCGGCCGGCTCCACGATCTCCACCCTGCTAGTCGAACAGGGCTGGACGGTGCACATTCTAGAAAAAGACCCTTACCCACGTTTCCACATCGGGGAGTCGCTCCTGCCTCAATCGCTTCCCATCTTGAAACAACTGGGAGTGCTTGCCGACGTCGAGCGCATCGGCATCATCAAATACGGCGCCGAGATGATTTCGCACCGCTACGGGCGCGCGCAGATGTTCTATTTCTCCAAGGCGTTCGACGAATCCCAACCCTATGCGTTCGAAGTGAAGCGGTCCGAGTTCGATGCCATTCTCTTGAAGAACGCAATCGCCAAAGGCGTGACGGTCCACGAAGGCGTCAAAGCCCAGCGCGTCGAATTTCGCCCCGGGCAGACCTCATTAGTCCATACGGAGGATCGCGACGGCCGGCCACGAACCTGGGACGCAAAGTTTGTCGTCGACGCCAGCGGCCGGGACACGTTTCTCTCGAACCAGCTCGGCGGCAAGCGCCGTAGTCCGGACCATAGCAGCGCGGCGATCTTCGGCCACTTCGAGGGGGTCGAGAGGCTTCCCGGCAAGGACGAAGGCAATATCACCGCCGGTTGGTTGGATGACGGCTGGTGCTGGCTGATTCCGTTCAAGGATGGCACCACCAGCGTCGGCGTTGTCTGCCATCCGGACTATATTAAGTCGAGAACCGCTCCGCTCGATCAATTTCTCTTGGATACCCTTCGCCAATCGCCTCCGATCGCTCGACGCATGGAACAGGCCAAGCCCCTGACGCAAACCTATGCCGCCGCGAACTTTTCCTATCGGCGTGACACCATGTCAGGCGACGGCTATCTCATGGTCGGCGACGCCTTCGCCTTCATTGACCCGGTCTTCTCCAGCGGCGTTCACCTGGCCCTCAATAGCGGCACGCGGGGCGCCACCGTCGTCGACGCCTATCTTCGCCAGTCACCGGACTATGCCGCACGCCTCCAGGAATTTGAGCGCATGGTCCGCCGCGGCATCAAAACCTTTTCCTGGTTTATCCATCGATTCAACCAGCCGGCTTTTCAGTCGCTGTTTGTCTCAACCAACCGGCCACCGAAAATCGAACGGGCGGTACTGTCTTTGCTGGCCGGGGATGTGTTCGCTCAATCCCAAACGCGCATCCCTCTTTTCTGTTTTAAAGTTGTGTACTACGCCGTTTTCGTATTGAATTGGAAAGAAAATTGGGCCGTGGCCCGCCGCCGCAAGCAGGGCCCCAGAACGACTGTCACTGAAGTCAAAGATTACGCCGTGAACCAGGTCAACGCGTCACGCTAG
- a CDS encoding outer membrane protein — protein MLLVAMSPNSVWAEGLGDPASQKPPEKKVDLYLSGHAMGFFPQDKDLTVGGAGVPRTDIRGTFGAGIKFEAYPWFTNKILGGEIEAFGLGGSVRAPRITSGSGTTQAQGNLIAVNTMYNVMLRYPGEMVQPYIGVGGGTSIGVLYDALIQHGNLALTGTSGDMAFAYQFLGGIKAFVTKRLFVFGEYKYFGTKYSFDSEGASHSKVKLDFQTHIVSGGIGWSF, from the coding sequence ATGCTTCTGGTTGCAATGAGTCCAAATAGCGTATGGGCTGAAGGGCTTGGCGATCCGGCTTCTCAGAAGCCGCCGGAGAAGAAGGTTGATCTTTATTTGAGTGGCCATGCGATGGGTTTTTTTCCGCAGGACAAAGACCTCACCGTTGGCGGCGCAGGTGTTCCGCGGACCGATATCCGCGGCACCTTCGGAGCCGGCATTAAATTCGAAGCCTATCCGTGGTTTACCAACAAAATTCTTGGCGGAGAAATTGAAGCGTTCGGTCTTGGGGGCAGCGTGCGGGCTCCGCGCATCACGTCCGGATCGGGGACTACTCAGGCGCAAGGGAACCTGATTGCGGTGAATACGATGTACAACGTCATGCTGCGGTATCCGGGCGAGATGGTTCAGCCGTATATCGGGGTCGGTGGAGGCACCTCAATAGGAGTGCTCTATGATGCGTTGATTCAACACGGCAATCTGGCACTCACGGGAACTTCTGGCGATATGGCCTTCGCCTATCAGTTCTTAGGCGGCATCAAAGCATTCGTGACAAAGCGACTGTTTGTGTTTGGCGAGTACAAATACTTTGGAACGAAGTATAGTTTTGATAGTGAAGGGGCCAGCCACTCCAAAGTAAAGCTCGATTTTCAAACCCACATTGTGTCGGGCGGCATCGGCTGGTCGTTTTAG
- a CDS encoding CBS domain-containing protein — MNTPALSQSPGFPAAVHLAPPEVSVYDVARIMHWRKVGVVIVVQRHRPVGIVTDRDLTTRVVAHGLDPRSITMGRIMTAPVVTAAADASDEHLLRLLAQSRVRQVPLIDGEGNVAGLAAWNLTEIAGGSGSFEAALVRSTAMVPMVKRRTFRRALYGVQQEIRQHARWIGATIALAAIVAAISLIAAGHWNPWSSTPMVSLYATESSRSGKPNPVAPPSPHGDPSPASPSFTPTR, encoded by the coding sequence ATGAATACCCCTGCCTTGAGCCAGAGCCCAGGTTTTCCCGCAGCCGTCCACCTGGCGCCGCCGGAGGTGTCGGTCTATGACGTTGCGCGGATCATGCATTGGCGGAAAGTCGGGGTCGTGATCGTTGTGCAGCGCCATCGCCCGGTGGGAATCGTCACTGATCGGGATTTGACGACGCGAGTCGTGGCCCATGGACTTGATCCCCGGTCAATTACGATGGGCCGCATTATGACCGCGCCGGTGGTGACGGCGGCTGCCGACGCGTCCGATGAACACCTGCTCCGCTTGCTGGCGCAGAGTCGAGTGCGACAGGTTCCATTGATTGACGGCGAGGGAAATGTGGCCGGCTTGGCCGCCTGGAACCTCACCGAAATTGCTGGCGGTTCGGGGTCTTTCGAGGCCGCGCTGGTTCGATCGACGGCGATGGTCCCGATGGTGAAACGTCGCACGTTTAGGCGGGCGCTCTATGGCGTCCAACAAGAGATCCGTCAGCACGCTCGCTGGATCGGCGCGACGATTGCGCTGGCGGCGATCGTCGCCGCGATTTCTCTGATCGCGGCCGGGCACTGGAATCCGTGGAGTTCGACCCCCATGGTGTCGCTGTACGCAACCGAATCCAGCCGATCAGGCAAGCCCAATCCGGTCGCGCCGCCGTCCCCTCATGGAGATCCGAGCCCGGCATCTCCTTCGTTTACCCCGACCCGATAA
- a CDS encoding alpha/beta hydrolase, producing the protein MWFSSADGTKLFGWYAEARADAAVLLWCHGNAGSVIHRLENLRELYRLGLSIFIFDYRGYGRSQGKPSEDGLYHDAIGAYDYLTRVRQIRPERLVVFGRSLGTAVATDLVSRKPAAGLILESAFPSIAAVAQYHYGGLPVHWLLGAEFKLIDRLPRLSLPTLMIHGDRDDIIPIEFGRQVFDAAKPPKWWYGIAGADHNTTYQVGGSAYFRRFADFIRGASSA; encoded by the coding sequence GTGTGGTTTTCGTCGGCTGACGGCACCAAACTCTTCGGCTGGTACGCCGAAGCGCGCGCGGATGCCGCCGTGCTGCTCTGGTGTCATGGCAACGCCGGAAGCGTGATCCACCGTCTTGAAAACCTTCGGGAGCTCTATCGGCTCGGATTGTCGATTTTCATTTTCGACTATCGCGGGTATGGCCGCAGCCAGGGGAAGCCGTCAGAAGACGGGCTCTATCACGATGCCATCGGCGCCTACGACTATCTGACCAGGGTGCGGCAGATTCGACCGGAGCGGCTGGTCGTGTTCGGCCGATCGTTGGGCACTGCCGTCGCAACCGATCTTGTCTCGCGAAAGCCGGCGGCCGGATTGATTCTGGAATCGGCGTTCCCGTCGATTGCCGCCGTCGCACAATACCACTATGGCGGGTTGCCGGTGCATTGGCTGCTCGGGGCGGAATTCAAGCTCATTGACCGTCTTCCGCGGCTGTCTCTTCCCACGCTCATGATCCATGGCGATCGGGACGATATTATTCCGATTGAGTTCGGCCGCCAGGTGTTTGATGCCGCCAAGCCGCCGAAATGGTGGTATGGGATAGCCGGCGCGGATCACAACACCACCTACCAAGTCGGTGGGAGTGCGTACTTCCGCCGGTTCGCTGATTTTATTCGCGGCGCGAGTTCCGCCTAG
- a CDS encoding polysaccharide deacetylase family protein has translation MGWTDPSRQAGPPITGQGTGRTAKPVKQFYFTIDCDWVPGSHVGLASLLDGCDRFHIKATIFFAGRFAETYPDLVRECLQRGHQLGTHGWAHGGLEEDEDFRIAPYEQQRQWIRRATDAVEKASGVRPVVFRAPNLWISETTLRVLEEEGYRYDSSVPARRFDMGLGRVHYLKYFSAPRDPYRPSRSNLNRPGDSAIVEVPPSSCLFPINLATLRTVGLGTFRHMIRWIGARSRHLVFYCHPGEFVRAAEQTFPQSMSTWNQKRMSPGNLIFVDELLAHIHEAGYIATRMTDTAARQLDLMPSAILRARGLQSESIYREEGQR, from the coding sequence ATGGGCTGGACTGACCCCTCCCGACAAGCCGGCCCGCCGATCACCGGACAAGGGACCGGACGAACCGCAAAGCCGGTCAAGCAGTTTTACTTCACCATCGATTGCGACTGGGTTCCCGGTTCGCATGTCGGATTGGCGTCGCTCCTGGACGGCTGCGATCGGTTTCACATCAAAGCGACGATTTTCTTCGCCGGCCGCTTCGCCGAAACCTATCCGGACCTCGTCCGCGAGTGCCTCCAGCGCGGGCACCAGCTCGGCACCCACGGATGGGCGCACGGAGGGCTGGAGGAAGACGAGGACTTCCGTATCGCGCCCTACGAGCAGCAACGGCAATGGATCCGGCGGGCAACGGATGCCGTGGAGAAGGCCTCCGGCGTCAGGCCCGTCGTATTCCGGGCGCCGAATCTGTGGATCAGCGAAACGACGCTGCGGGTCCTCGAAGAAGAAGGCTATCGCTACGACTCGTCCGTTCCCGCCAGGCGATTCGACATGGGACTCGGCCGTGTCCACTATCTCAAATATTTCAGCGCTCCCCGAGACCCATACCGTCCATCCCGTAGCAACCTCAATCGTCCCGGCGACAGCGCCATCGTGGAAGTGCCGCCATCGTCCTGTCTGTTTCCGATCAATCTGGCCACCCTGCGCACGGTCGGCCTCGGAACATTCCGGCATATGATCCGATGGATCGGAGCGCGCTCGCGCCATCTCGTGTTCTACTGCCACCCGGGCGAATTCGTGCGGGCCGCCGAACAAACGTTTCCCCAATCCATGTCCACATGGAATCAGAAGAGAATGAGCCCGGGCAACTTGATTTTCGTGGACGAGTTGCTCGCGCACATTCACGAGGCCGGCTATATCGCGACCAGAATGACCGATACGGCCGCACGGCAGCTTGACTTGATGCCGTCAGCCATACTAAGAGCAAGAGGGCTGCAATCAGAATCCATCTATCGAGAGGAGGGACAGCGATGA
- a CDS encoding MlaA family lipoprotein — MKRTNGTTDQRAMGLGVLMVMAMLWLPGCAGRTGSPIAQLEPPTPPVLLADAAGASAQVSDATEKSSDDLFDPFAKSGEDGIEEYDPWEPLNTKVFEFNRQVDRWILKPVAQGYNFVMPNPVQIGISNFFYNLRFPPRFFNNIFQGKAKGAGIEMGRFLVNTTAGVGGLFDVAQHLDLKTPEEDTGQTLGFYGVGPGPYLMIPLLPPFTVRDLFGFLGDIALNPINWLVAPIIEVKGVPSVIAHKNRMTSSVVQLGSRVFEIVNDRSLNLEKYQGVEEATLDLYAAVRNAYLQQRAKAIRE, encoded by the coding sequence ATGAAGCGAACAAACGGAACGACCGATCAGCGAGCGATGGGGCTCGGCGTGCTCATGGTAATGGCGATGTTATGGCTGCCGGGCTGTGCCGGCCGAACCGGCTCGCCGATCGCTCAGCTTGAGCCGCCCACGCCGCCGGTGTTGCTCGCGGATGCAGCGGGAGCTTCGGCGCAGGTCTCTGATGCCACGGAGAAGTCGTCCGATGATCTCTTCGATCCCTTCGCGAAGTCCGGCGAAGACGGCATTGAAGAATACGATCCGTGGGAGCCGCTCAATACGAAGGTTTTCGAATTCAATCGACAGGTCGATCGCTGGATCTTGAAGCCGGTGGCGCAGGGCTACAATTTTGTGATGCCGAATCCGGTCCAGATCGGGATCAGCAACTTTTTCTACAACCTCCGGTTCCCGCCCAGATTTTTCAATAATATTTTTCAAGGCAAAGCGAAGGGCGCGGGCATTGAGATGGGCCGATTTCTGGTCAATACCACGGCGGGGGTTGGCGGGCTCTTTGATGTGGCCCAACATCTCGATCTGAAAACGCCCGAAGAAGACACCGGCCAGACGCTCGGGTTTTATGGTGTGGGCCCCGGTCCCTATCTCATGATTCCGCTGTTGCCGCCGTTCACGGTGCGCGATCTATTCGGGTTTCTCGGGGATATCGCGCTGAACCCGATCAACTGGCTGGTGGCGCCGATCATTGAAGTCAAGGGAGTCCCATCGGTGATCGCCCATAAGAATCGCATGACGAGTTCGGTCGTGCAGCTCGGCAGCCGGGTATTTGAAATCGTGAATGACCGTTCATTGAACCTGGAAAAGTACCAGGGTGTCGAAGAAGCCACGCTAGATCTGTATGCTGCGGTGCGCAACGCCTACCTTCAGCAGCGGGCCAAGGCGATTCGCGAATAA